GCATGAACGCCGAGGCGTCGGCGAGCAACTGCCCGCCGAGAATGGTGGACACCGCCTTGGCGAACATGGAGAACCCGGCGCTGACCACCTTGCGCAGGCCCCAGCCGCCCGCCTTGGCGGGCCCGGTGAGCAGCCGGATCATCCGGCCGTCCAGCGCGGTGGACAGCCGGTTCGGCGCGTCCAGGAAGTCCAGCGCCGAGCGGCTGGGCGGGGTGTCCACGATGATCAGGTCCCAGTCGCCGGTCGCGGCGAGCTGGCCGAGCTTCTCCATCGCCATGTACTCCTGCGTTCCGGAGAACGAGGTGGAGATGGTCTGGTAGAAGGGATTGGCCAGCAGCTGCTCGGCGCGTTCCGGACCGGCATGCACGCGCACCATGTCGTCGAAGGTGCGCCGCATGTCCAGCATCATCGCCCACAGCTCGCCCTTCGGGGTGAACCCCTCGACCGAAACCTTCCGCGGGTGGTTGCCGAGTTCCCGCAGGCCCAGCGCCTGCGCCAGCCTGCGGGCCGGGTCGATGGTCAGCACCACGGTCTGCCTGCCCCGCTCGGCCGCGCGCAGGGCCAGCGCCGCCGCCGTGGTGGTCTTGCCGACCCCGCCGGAGCCGCAGCACACGATC
The sequence above is drawn from the Amycolatopsis aidingensis genome and encodes:
- a CDS encoding ArsA family ATPase; protein product: MSNRLDVDALIDDQQTRVIVCCGSGGVGKTTTAAALALRAAERGRQTVVLTIDPARRLAQALGLRELGNHPRKVSVEGFTPKGELWAMMLDMRRTFDDMVRVHAGPERAEQLLANPFYQTISTSFSGTQEYMAMEKLGQLAATGDWDLIIVDTPPSRSALDFLDAPNRLSTALDGRMIRLLTGPAKAGGWGLRKVVSAGFSMFAKAVSTILGGQLLADASAFMQAFDTMFGGFRERARKTAELLRSAGTAFLVVAAPEPDALREASYFVERLSEESMPLSGLVANRTHPVLAELSATDALAAADALDRGGQNAPLATAVLRLHADRVALAEREKRLLARFTRAHPGVPVAAVPALPSDVHDLHGLRDIGERLSGSEH